ATTCCCCAGATGTCGTTCCCGGCGGCGTTCGGGGCGCTGATCGCGGCCAGCCGGCACAGCGTCGTGATCGCGGGGACGCATGGCAAGACGACCACCTCGGCGCTGATGGGGCACGTCCTGGCCGATGCCGGGCTCGACCCGACCTTTCTGGTCGGCGGGGTGACGCTGAACTACGGGGGCAACTTCCGTCTGGGCGCGGGGCCCCACGTGGTCGTCGAGGGCGACGAGTACGACACGGCATACTGGGACAAGGGCCCCAAGTTCCTGCACTACCGCCCGCGCACCGCGCTCCTGACCAGCGTCGAGTTCGATCACGCCGACATCTATCGCGACATGGCGCATTACGAGTCGGCGTTCTCCCGGCTCGGGGAGGTGCTTCCCGCGGGGGGGTGGCTGGGCGTATCGGCGACGTACCCGCGTGCGGTCGAGATCGCGCGGGCAAGCACGAAGGCACGCGTGGTGACGTACGCGTGGGATCGCGATGCCGACTATCGCGGACACGACGCCCGCTTCAGCGAGGACGGCGCTCGCTTCCGCATCGTCGCCCCCGACGCCGAGTCGGCGGAGCTGTTCCTCCCGATGTCCGGCTTCCACAACCTCGAGAACGCCACCGGCGTCTATGCGGCGGCGCGTTCGCTTGGGCTTGCCCCGTCGGCCATCGCCCATGCGTTCGCCACGTTCCGCGGGGTCAAGCGGCGGCAGGAGCCGCGTGCGGACATCGGCGGCGTGCTGGTGATCGACGACTTCGCGCACCACCCGACCGCCGTGCGCGAGACGATCCTCGCCCTCCGCCAGCGGTATCCCACGCGACGGCTGTGGGCCGTCTTCGAGCCGCGGTCCAACACCTCGCGACGGAACATCCACCAGGCCGAGTACGCGGCGTCGTTCGACGAGGCCGACGTGGTGACCCTCCGGCTCCCCGAGCCGCACGACAAGGTCCCCGTCGACCAGCAGCTCGACGTGCCGGCCGTCGTTCGAGCGATCGCGGCCCGAGGGATCACGGCCAGCGCCGACGCGGACGTGAGTGTCCTCGTGCGACAGGTGGCGGACGGCGCGCGGGCCAACGACCTCATCCTCGTGATGAGCAACGGGGCCTTCGGGGGGTTCATCCCGTCGCTGATCGCGGCCCTGGCGGAACGAGCGGGAGAAGCTGTCCGCCAGCCGCAGTCCTGATCGTTCCGGCGCGACCGAGGCGGGCCGCGCCTTCGCTGTCAGTCCGTCGATAGTCCTGAAGCCGACGAACCAAGGAGAACCCGATGTACGCGCCGTTCCGGTTGGCCTCGCCCGTCACCCTGGGGGTGCTCGTGCTCGCGCTGGCGTCGTCTCCGTCGGCCTCGGCACCCCCGGCGCGGGCGAGCGTCGCCGACTCGCTCACGCGCGAGGAGCGCGCCCTCCTCGCGGCCGTCGATGCCGCCAACACGGAGGGACTGGCCCTCCTCGAGCGCGTCGTCAACATCAACAGCGGGACGCTGAACCTCGCCGGAGTCCGCGCGGTGGGCGACGTCTTTCGCGCCGAGTTCGACCGCCTTGGCTTCCACACGCGCTGGGTCGATGGGGCTCCCTTCCAGCGTGCCGGCCACCTGGTGGCGGAGCACCCGGGGAAGGGGCCGAAGTTCCTCCTCATCGGGCATCTCGACACCGTCTTCGAGCCCGACCATCCCTTCCAGCGCTTCGAGCGCGTCGACGCCACGCATGCACGCGGCCCCGGAATCAGCGACATGAAGGGGGGCGACGTGATCATCGTGCTGGTGCTCAAGGCGCTGGCTGCCCGCGGGATGCTCGAGCACATGAACGTGACCGTCGTGATGACGGGTGACGAGGAGCGAGCCGGCGAACCGTTGGCGCTCGCGCGCGAGGCGCTGGTGGCGGCGGCCGAAGGGGCCGACTACGCCATCGGCTTCGAGGACGGTGACGGGGAACCGGGGCACGCCGTCGTCTCGCGCCGGGGCGCGTCGTCGTGGGAGCTGGCGGTGAAGGGGGTCGCCGCACACTCGTCGCAGATCTTCCAGCCCGAGGTGGGGGCCGGGGCGATCTACGAGGCCTCGCGCATCCTGACCGAGTTCTACCGCCGCCTGTCTGCGGAGCCCAACCTCACCTTCAACCCCGGGCTGATCCTGGGCGGGACGGCGGTGCAGTACGACGCGCCTAACGCGAAGGGGAGCGCGGCCGGGAAGGACAACGTGGTCGCCGAGCACGCCGTCGCGTCGGGCGACCTCCGCGCGCTCACCCCCGAGCAGTACGCGCAGGCCAAGGCGGTGATGCAGCAGGTCGTCGCCGCCTCGCTCCCGCACACCTCGGCGACCCTCACCTTCGACGATGGCTATCCCCCGCTCGCCCCGAGCGATGCGAATCGCGCGCTGCTGGCCATCTACGACCGGGCGAGCCGTGACATCGGTGCGGGGGCGGTAACCGCCGTCGATCCGCGCCGGGCCGGCGCCGCCGACGTCTCGTTCGTCGCCGGCCGCGCCAGGGCGATCATCGACGGGATCGGGATGCGCGGCAAGGATGGACACACGGCCAACGAGACGGCCGACCTCGCGATGCTGCCGGTGCAGGCCAAGCGCATGGCGCTCGTGATGCACCGCATCGTGCGTGGAGCGAAGGCCGGGGTCATGTAGGACGCACCCTCACCAGCGAGCGAGCGATGCCAAGGAGATCCTTCCCCCTCGCCAGGGTCTACACCCTTCTCGAGCCGGGGCCGGTCACGCTCGTCACCACGGCCCATGCTGGCAGGTACAACGTGATGCCGATGTCGTGGCACACCATGCTCGAGTTCGAGCCGCCACTGGTGGGGTGCGTCATCAGCGACGGCAACCGCTCGTTCTCCATGCTGCAGCGCTCCCGCGAGTGCGTGCTCGGCATTCCGACCGTCGAGATCGCCCCCCAGGTGGTGCGCTGCGGCAACTCCTCGGGTGCGCGGGTGGACAAGTTCCGCCGGTACGGGCTCACCCCGGCACCCGCGTCCCTCGTCGCGGCGCCCCTGGTGGAGGAGTGCTACGCCAACCTCGAATGTCGCGTGGCCGACACGGGCATGGTGCGGAAATACTGTCTCTTCGTGCTCGAGGTGGTGAAGGCGTGGGTCGATCCCGCCGTCAAGGCGCCGCGCACGCTGCACCACCGTGGCCGGGGTGCATTCATGGTGGCCGGAGAGACGATCCGCCTGC
This genomic stretch from Gemmatimonadetes bacterium SCN 70-22 harbors:
- a CDS encoding flavin reductase, with translation MPRRSFPLARVYTLLEPGPVTLVTTAHAGRYNVMPMSWHTMLEFEPPLVGCVISDGNRSFSMLQRSRECVLGIPTVEIAPQVVRCGNSSGARVDKFRRYGLTPAPASLVAAPLVEECYANLECRVADTGMVRKYCLFVLEVVKAWVDPAVKAPRTLHHRGRGAFMVAGETIRLRSRMK
- a CDS encoding peptidase M20 produces the protein MYAPFRLASPVTLGVLVLALASSPSASAPPARASVADSLTREERALLAAVDAANTEGLALLERVVNINSGTLNLAGVRAVGDVFRAEFDRLGFHTRWVDGAPFQRAGHLVAEHPGKGPKFLLIGHLDTVFEPDHPFQRFERVDATHARGPGISDMKGGDVIIVLVLKALAARGMLEHMNVTVVMTGDEERAGEPLALAREALVAAAEGADYAIGFEDGDGEPGHAVVSRRGASSWELAVKGVAAHSSQIFQPEVGAGAIYEASRILTEFYRRLSAEPNLTFNPGLILGGTAVQYDAPNAKGSAAGKDNVVAEHAVASGDLRALTPEQYAQAKAVMQQVVAASLPHTSATLTFDDGYPPLAPSDANRALLAIYDRASRDIGAGAVTAVDPRRAGAADVSFVAGRARAIIDGIGMRGKDGHTANETADLAMLPVQAKRMALVMHRIVRGAKAGVM
- a CDS encoding UDP-N-acetylmuramate dehydrogenase → MGAFAGMLKAAGYTVTGSDENVYPPMSDMLREWGIEVYTPYAPANLDRARPDLVIIGNVIRRVNPEATAVRERRIPQMSFPAAFGALIAASRHSVVIAGTHGKTTTSALMGHVLADAGLDPTFLVGGVTLNYGGNFRLGAGPHVVVEGDEYDTAYWDKGPKFLHYRPRTALLTSVEFDHADIYRDMAHYESAFSRLGEVLPAGGWLGVSATYPRAVEIARASTKARVVTYAWDRDADYRGHDARFSEDGARFRIVAPDAESAELFLPMSGFHNLENATGVYAAARSLGLAPSAIAHAFATFRGVKRRQEPRADIGGVLVIDDFAHHPTAVRETILALRQRYPTRRLWAVFEPRSNTSRRNIHQAEYAASFDEADVVTLRLPEPHDKVPVDQQLDVPAVVRAIAARGITASADADVSVLVRQVADGARANDLILVMSNGAFGGFIPSLIAALAERAGEAVRQPQS